The Odocoileus virginianus isolate 20LAN1187 ecotype Illinois chromosome 24, Ovbor_1.2, whole genome shotgun sequence nucleotide sequence GAACCTTCTGGCTAACCCACCCTAACACCCTTCCTACACTTCTTTGCTGAGTAAGGATCAGCAATGCCAGGAAAGAGATTCAAAATATACACACAGTCAATTTCTGCCTATTCGAGGGCTGATTTCCAGAGCTATGCTTTCTTTCCTATCTGCTATGATGCTGCTTACAACATTGCTCATGAACACTGACATCAGTgggtggaaaaaaggaaatacacagaGTTAACACTCAATCTGGAGGTGGCGAGAGGTGAGGAGGGACTGAGTACAAACTCTATTTGCACTCAAGCTCTGACAAGCCTTCTAAGACTCTCTCTGCTCCACACTCCCCTCCCCCGGCCTCCTTCCCCAGCTCTGCTCAGGCCCTGAAAAGAAGCCCAACTAGTGGGCTGGGAACCGCCAGGGCCCAGCATCCACCAGCCTCAGATCCGGTGGTTGGTGCACATGGCCAGTCACATCCGTCAGTTTGACTCTTTCACTAGATCACTGAAATGAAGCCTATTCATTCACCTGGCTGAGAAATAAATCATCCCCTTCCTGAGGAAATCTGAGCCATTCACCCTGCTGATTTTGTGGGGCTGAGAGCGCCTGCTGTTCTGCTCCGTCTGGATGAATGTCTGTACTGGGCTCACTGGGGAGCCCTGGATGTTTTCAGGAAAAGTATCTTATGTCTCTTCTACAGCCCATCTACgtggggagcagagggtggcGGGGAGGTagatggggaggagagggtaaaAGGCACATTCTTCCTGTTCTATAGAAGGAACAACTAAGGGCCGCACATGAAAAACTAGGAGTGCTGCCTCCATTGCCGAGGTGCTGATATCGTATCCGGGACATTTCCTTATGCTTGCCCTTTCTCTACCTTGAATGTAAAGAATGAAGCCCAACACTGTGAGGTGCTTGGAGCTCTGACAAGAGCCACGGCGGGATGTGACAGTAGACACAGAGGCAAAGATTCTGCTCCCTCCCAATCCTTTTTCTCAGAATTATTCCACAGGAGTAACACACTCCCCCATCCAGCCCTCCCCATCAGTGTAAATTACTCTGAAATAATAAGCCCGACTTCTCAAGGTAAATCAACTTCTTGCAGCCTCTGCTGAGCCCCCACAAATCCCTGGGCCTGAAGAATAGTGACTTTCTCTCCCAAACAGATGTCAAGAATGGCCTGCTCACCTCAGCATCTGGCTCAATGAGTCGAAGAGGCAGTTCAGAACAGTCATGAGCATCAGCTATTTGGAGACAGAAGAAGCAGAAGGATAAAGTTCAAGGCCCCGAAAGCTGCTACCTGAAAACAAAACCCTCTAACTCATTAAGGATCAAAAGACACAGGCTTTCACAAAAGACCAACAGCATATGGTGGAAGTGAGAGTAAAacaggaagaagacaaaaataaattctgcttcATGATCTCGTAATTTGAGGTCTCTCTTTGACCAGACTGTTCAAACAGAACTTTCCTGTCAGTGTTTTGCATGTCTTTCCCAACTGTGTATGTGTAACCCTATGTCTTAGAAAAATCCTTAACCAAGCAATAGCTGAAGTTAGTTGTGGAGACagcatggactttggagtcagacataCCTGGACTTAAATCCTCACTGAACCATTTCTAGAtgtgtgaccctgggaaagtTATCAGGTTGAACCACATGAAATAGCCACATCTGTAGTCCAACAGTGGTCAAATATAAGTAATTTCAGACAGTTCctcgaggttttttgttttttttttttaattttttcaaggttTAATCATCTGTAAAACGAGGGCACTAGTGCCCAAAGCTCATAGAAGTGCTATAAGGTTTAAATAACAATGTATTCTACAAAGCACTTACAGCAGTAAGAGTTCAGTAAGAACTGGTTTTCTCAAACTGTGACTTTTGCCTCAAATTATGTGGGGGCTTATTTTTACTTATCTACTCTCCTGAAAGTTGTGACCTGAGGTAAATAGTTTTTCCTACATATGGGAAGCAGGTTAGGGCTATACCCACAGTCTTCAAAGAGCCACTCAGAATATATGGCTTCAATATGACGTGGACTATTGCCTAATTGGCCCAAACTCAGTCAGGTGTGGCTCATTCACAGGTGAACCCTGATCACAACTCAGAAATCCATCTTAAAAAACACTATGCAGGGAAGGCCACTGATACTGTATGTTAGTGTGTTATTAAAACATAGATGGTGTGTCCTACGTGAACAGAGAGAAAAAGCCAGGAAAGCTTGCATTCCAGGTtgatttagttgctcagccatgtttgTGAGGCTGACATGGATCTCCGACAACTTCATCAGCCAGTTAGAAGCCAAAGGCACACGGCAGTCCTTGGGCCCAGAATCAGTCACAAGGTCCTGCCAGCGGTTCAGGAAGTGAGAGCAGAGATGGTAGAACGTGGGGATTCTCACCTCATTTTCATAGGAGCTGCCGATCACGTAGAAATAGAGATCAATACTGCTTTTGTATACCACTGTCAGGCCTTCCAAGAGGGCAATTTCACCTGTGGGAATGGGTGGGGGGAacaaaggtggaaacagtgggtGGTCTGAGACTTGGAAGCAGGGTAGAGGGAGTTACCATGAATTGGTATTCAGCTATGTGGGGCTGAGGGAAGGTGGGTCTTAATGATCCCCTCCAAAGACCGAAGTTgacctgctttttcttttcaggtGATAGCAGAAGGCGGCAAGTATAAATGGGGGAATCTAAGCATCTTCTTCTCTAACTGCTCCCTGCCCCTACTACCCTTATTTCCCTCCTTGTATATGAGACAGGATACTAGTCGATCCTTCGGAGGTGAAAATGCAGAGCGGTCACCTTTACAGACTTCCATTTACCTGCCCTAATGGATGCGGTACAATAAGCAGAGCTGCAGTTAAATTTGTCAAGTGAGGCTCATAAATCCAGGGACTAGACAGGTAGCTAACAGCCAACCTTCTAGCACGGTATTCCCGCGTGAGGTACACTCACCTCCCCATTACATTTCTGAAGAGTTTATTATatgaggggaggaggaaaaaagagaaaaaggaggcagAGTCATTTTATCCTTTCTCCACAGTCCCACTGCCGCCCCCTTCCTGCTGTggctccccccagcccccccaccACAGGGAGTAGTGAAAGGAAAACGACCTACTGTCAGTCCGATGGGTCTTGTTGAAAATGTTCTTCTCAAAGGTCTTTTGCTCCTTGACACTGGGGTAGGTGTCGTCATAGTACTGGTCAGAGGGAAGGAGATCAGTTGGGCTGTTAAGAGCTGGAAGCCCAGGATGATTAATGACTGTTTTGCCCTGGGTCTTGGATTTCTCCCTTTCAAGGGATAGAGTGAAGAGAAATACTgacaggaagaagggagaacCATAGAAGCAGGGAATGGGCAGTGGGTAATCggatagaaaacaaattttgtaAGGACCCTGCTCTAAGCCACCCCACCTCATGGTTCCCAGGTTGGAAGGGCGAAAGTCCTAGAAGCCCTGTGAGGAGGCTCTGCCCCAGGTGTATGCCAGGGCAGCACCCCTGAGGCCATCCCCAGGCGCTaccccaggtcaggaagcactGCTAGAGAACACAAAAGGCACCAGCCCTCACTCACTGAGCAAAGCTGAGGAATTGGGAAGGGTTGCAAAACCCTCCTCCGTAGAAGGACAAGATCTGCCTGTGCTCTCGGATCTCTGGTATCTTAGCTTCCTTTCCAGCAATCTCAAAGAAGCGGGAGGCAAGCTAGCACACCATGGAGCCCACTCCCAAGCTCTCCCTGGCACAGGGGCGGAGATGCAGGCTGCTAAATCGCTCTGCTCTTTAGGGGCTAATCCGTCGCAGTCAGCTGAAGACCTATGACAGGTCTGGCATTTAGTAACTGGATAACTGTTTCAAAAGGTGTCCTGCATAGTTACATCCAATTACAGGGAGGAACAGCTGGTGAATTCTAAACTAATCTCTACCTGCTGATTGATTTATGCGATGCTTGCCCGGAGTTAATACACCAGGGACAGAAAAAATTTCTCTAGGAGGGGGAGAAtatggagggagaggagaggggtgtccttcctcttctctttcaatgGATCCAAAGTTAGAAATATCAGACTGGGGAAGTCAGGAAGTAGCAAGCTTGGTGGTGACTGCGGATGTAGGGCTGGAACCGTGGAACTGCAAGAGAATTCCCTGGAAAAACTCAGGCAGGATGATAGGGTAGAAGGGAAAGGGACAGGGGTGATGGGGCTGGGCAGGCTGCTTCTTACATCCACATACTTCTTTGTTCAGAAACCAAGCTCCAaagcttttctctcttctgatgTTGATGACAAAGTCTAAGGATGGGCAAGCAGGGAAACAGGGCAACTAACAGATAGGAGCAGTTTAGGTTTTATCTGGCGTAGTCACAGATGGAAGAATTCTCAAAATTATTTGTGGATTAATAGGAGTGAATGGGGCCAGTCCCAAGACCCAAAACTCTGTCTTGCTTCTCAACTAATCTGAAAGGGACTCTCACCTTGGCAAAAAGTCGATCTCCATCATTGTCCAGAATCAGGATGGCTTTGACGGTATACAGGGAGGGTTCCTGAAGAGATATGAACACATCTTCAGTCCTGAAGGCTCTTGCCACCACTTACAAACCAGATACCTTCTCCTAATCCCACTGGGGCTGCGATGGGTTACAGAGATGCCTCTGTATGTCCCCTATCTGAACCTAGTTAGATTTTGACATTTCCCACTGAGAATGACTGAGCGacaaatgaactgaattgaaggagGGGACATTTCAACAAAGGACCCAGAGCAGCGCCAGAGAAACAATTTCTATGAGTCAGACTCACAGAGGGCTTAATCAAAGGAGGTCATGCTGTTATTTCCAAATATTATGTTATAGTTATTTTCCAAATtactctccctcctccctggtcTCCCATGCACAGGTGGGTATGGAATGTGACCAGATTAATTAATAAGCACTGCACGGGGCTATAGGAAAACAGGGCTGAATGCCCTAGTGTACTTGGAAGTTGCTGCAGTGGCAATGCAGAGGCATAAAGCAAGCCTTCCCTAAACCACCCACACACTGAGCAGAGGGGAAGAAGCAGGCACGcgcacacatacactcacacacagacacaccagtTCTGAATGCAGCCCAGGGAGACATCTGTCTTCTAAGGCTCCTAGGATCCCAACTCCTCCACTATACCCTGACCACCACCACTTAACTTGCCAAGACAAAAACCAATCTGAATTCGGGGTCGTTAAGAAGCAGTAAGAAGAGGCTCCATCTAAGAAACACTGTGAAACCTGCAGATAAGAAGCGGGAGAGGAGTGGTCCTTCACCACCAAGAATCAACCTTTGAGGAAACTGGCTCTCAGAAagaaatcagggacttccctggtggcccagtggttaagactccatgcttccactgtagtgGGCATGGGTTTGTCCCGGGTTGGGAAAccaagattctgcatgccacacggcacagccacaaaaaaaaaaaagaaagaaagaaagaaagaaaggaatcaagAATCTCAGCCTTAATGGTTACACTCAAATTCAAAGCATGTCACTTTGTAAAAGCTCCTCCACTCCTGCAACTTCCAGGGAACCAACaaacaagaaaggaagaagaagggaagggaggtaATGGTACATGTATTAAAGTGTTTGCAGGCTCACAGTCCTTGACTGTCAACGTTACTTACCATGCATATCCTTCTCCTGTGCTATGAGACAAGGCTGATGCTTTGCTACCTCCATTTCCTGATGCTACTTAGGAAACCCACAGCTCTCACAGGGCCAAACATATTCCCTATTCTCCAAGCATACATTTAACAAAGACCCAAAGGTGAGGAGGAAAGAATTGCTACCAAGGATCTGTAGCTTCTACCAAGATAAACTATCCTATGAGGCTCCAGGAGGTTTATGGTTCCAAGCAAAGAACCAACCTGAGCTCAAGGAGTTAAGAAGGAGAGGAAACAGAACTCAGTATTTTTAGAACAGAGTGATGAAGAATGTAAGCTTTCCCTACTTGGATTCCTGAGGACAGAAAATATTGTTTCATTCATTGATTACAAGTGTCCAGAATAATACACATACTAAAttctcaatatttattgaatgattatGAGAATAAATGAAGTTTGAGAGTAAGGTAAAAATTTATTGATGCAGTAAGCATCTAGGGGATTCTCTTATAATTAGGCTTCCACATACAGGTAGATTTTCTGGTGTTGCCCTTTTGGGTGACATCACTACCAAGTCATCCTCCTCTGATGAACACTCCTTAGAAATGcccatgctaaaaaaaaaaaaaaaaaaaaaaagaaatgcccatGCTATACACATTACTTTTGAGAATACTCTCTCAAACTAAGGGACCCTGTCTAGCAGAAAGAAGTCCTGTAGTCTCATCTAAAAGGTCACAAATACAGCAGCTTTCCCAACTCTTAATTCCCCACAGAATGATCTACCCATAAAGCAGGCTCAATTCTGTAGCAACCTGGATCCTTGATTCACCAACAAGGAGACACTAATGGGAATGAGTTTCCttaatgaaggaaaagaagtCCATCAGGAAGGGAATTCAGAAGAAATCGTTTTTCCCATAGCCTCGTCCCTGGAAATGTTTGGCTCTGTTCAGGCTATCTGCACTCACAGCAACCTTAGAGAGCTTCCCAATGGCTTAAACCAGCATTGATCTGGCACAGGTAACTCGTGCTTGCAGCCACAGAGTCTGGCATCTCTAGAAAGAATGGGATCCCAAAGCAGAGGAAAACGGTTACGGCCACCAGCCaagtcagagagtcagacaatcCTCTGTGGCCAACAGGGTAAGAGAGTGCCTAAAACAGCTGGCAAAGAGAGGGACAGATTCCTGGGTCCTGCTCCCAGCTCTTTTCACTGGCTTCCTAGAAGACGCTATCAAGGAAACCCCCAAAATAGAAACATGATTTCCCTGGGAAGGATAAAAGACAGGGCAAAGGTGGCAGAGGGAGAAGACCAGACGTGACTGTAAGTCTGAAAGGGGTAAGAAGGCACTAGAGAAAAGGCTGGTCATTTCAAACTTCCAAAGGAATGACCACTCTAAATAAAGCCGAGAACTTGGCCAGAGCTTCCATGCTTCTTTAGTTCTCCACTCAGCTACAGCCAGACCGGCAGCTTCTCCTTTACTTCCCCTGCCACCTCCTGACTACAGCTGGTTCCAGTTCAGCCTGGGGCCTTTACCTCTCAGGAGAgagtgtgggggctggggggtgggcaggggagggcctGAAGTTCCTCTCATATTATAAAAACCAGCCTGTTTAAGGGGCCCAGAAGCCATTACTGATAATGtaatttcattttaagtttttgCAAAGGGCAAATTTATAAACAACTCCCAGCTATTGAGAAGCAGCATTCCTGGACAATGGACTAGGCCTGACCTTGTAACACATTAAATGCTGATTATTGAGAAAGACCCTACATGCTTAGGGCCATGTTCAAAGGATTTTTAAAGGCCTGttcttccctcccactcccaaATGGGTAGCTGCTAGAAAGCTTTCGAGACAAAGTTCTGTGATGCACTGACTTTCAGAGAGCCACAGCCTGAGTGTATAACAGAACTTCACCTCAAATGCTAACGGTGACTGGAAATGATATGCAGGCAGATTGGTCTGTGGGAGGTTGGGTGGCTCAGATTTTCATGTCCCTTTTTATTATCAAGAAAACTAGACTGTACTCCTCAAGAGAGCTGAAACAACACCGAACAAGCAATGAGACTGCTACAAACAAGTCTTTGATCGCAATCAGAGGCTTCTGAAGCTTGGCGAAAAACATGAACATCTCCTGGTACCCTCTACCCCAGCACACAGGACTAGAAGTTCCGAAGAGTCATTCCTAGTGCTGCCCCCTGTGGGTCTTAAGGTGACCTGCAGCttccaaaatattcaaaaggCAGCGCTGCAGAAAAGCTCTTAGCTGTGTGTCTTTTAAGTCAAACTAGGAGAAATGGGCCCTGAAAAAACATGGAATTAAGTCTGTTCAAAATGTACAGTAAAAGGATACTCTGGGATAAGATCATGATATGCCGCCAGAAGCGGACCAGGGTAGTGTTTGGAGCAGGCAGGCGAGATATTTGGGGGTTATGACTATTTTATTTGAtctttggtgggggtggggggagcgggagaagggagggagccaAGAAGCCTTTGTGGAGTTAGAGGATGCAATCCACAAAGCCGAAAGGACACAAGTAAAAAATCTGGTTGAGATTTCTAGAaagttcttcatttcttaaagaaatttttaCAGCCATGCCAGGAAGTAGTACCCTGGCTTGACAACAGGTCTCAATCAACTAGAAAGAAGACGCtctttccttaaatctatttataaAGCAAAACCAAGACTATAAAAAACTAGGAGAAATTTCTAGATACCACTCCAGCTCCACATGGCTAAGCAGGTATTTTGCTGATTCTGTgccaatttcttcttttatttttaaaattttttattttttttgtgtgccaatttctaaaatgaaaagctCCTCTAGGATTGAAGGCTCCAGTTTGCCAGTCACAAGCCTAGGGACTTCAGATAAAAAGAACTAGCTAAAGGTTTAGCCAGAGAAAAATAGTTTTCACATACTACCCAAGGGTTTACTTAGATTCGGACAACACAGCTCAGGAAAGAAGAGGAGCCACAGGTACCACAGAACATTCCCCAGCCGACGTGAGACCAAATGTTGGTTATTAAGAGGAAAGTGAACACAAGTGTCAGGAAGGAAGAACTGATGGCAGGAAGTCACTCGGGAAGAATCTTCTGATCCGAcgcagaaacaaaaaataaaagcacagtcACCGGAAGTCTGCCACTACAAGAAAAAATGTCTCTAACTCCTAAAATCTTTTATTACAGTCTGCATCAGTCATTAACTCAAGTCCTACCTTTCTCTGAGAGTCAGCTTTCTCACTGGAGAAATGAGAGGCCTGAGCTAGATCAGTTAAGGTTAGTAACTTTTTTGAGTTACATTAGACCCTCTTCGATAAGCTGATgaaatccatggactgtgttACCAGAAAAACACACATTCacaaatttttatgatttcaaggAGTTCATAGACCTAGATTTAGAATTACAGGAAATTCTCTGTGAAGACAAAAAGATGGTGtggagaggggagaaaaagaggagaaatgaaaaaaaaaaaaaaggagaaatgagtGATACTTTTGTAAACCACCCCCTTACCTCTGCCAGGCACCGAATAATTACTTCAATAAACATGTGTGTGGcctttataaataaatgattgagaAAACTAACACAGCCAGCAGGGGGAGCTACGGTCAGCACCACACCCCTCCAGCTTTCGGGGAGTAATCTGTAGCTCTGAGACATGCAGACAAAGATAACCAGATCCCAAACTCTTCAGGAATGCAGTTTCAGGTCCTTTCTTAAAATTCTGAAAGCCCATCTGCCAGAGAATTTTTTGCACAGAGGTTACGCAGTCCCTACTTCAGCTATTCTGGAAATCAAAGAATTACAAAAATTAGGGACAAAGCGAGGAGCACTGCCATGACGAGATGAACTGAACCAGCAGAAATCAGAGTACTCCTCAGGTGTGAAATACCTGAACCCCAAGAGCAACATTAGAACT carries:
- the COPZ1 gene encoding coatomer subunit zeta-1, translating into MEALILEPSLYTVKAILILDNDGDRLFAKYYDDTYPSVKEQKTFEKNIFNKTHRTDSEIALLEGLTVVYKSSIDLYFYVIGSSYENELMLMTVLNCLFDSLSQMLRKNVEKRALLENMEGLFLAVDEIVDGGVILESDPQQVVHRVALRGEDVPLTEQTVSQVLQSAKEQIKWSLLR